The Thalassospira sp. ER-Se-21-Dark genome includes a region encoding these proteins:
- a CDS encoding ABC transporter ATP-binding protein translates to MSSAAHTPSETSQDLLLSLAGVTKRFGLLVANDAIDLTVHKGEIVALLGENGAGKTTLMNILFGHYVADEGTVTVASRDGNLEQLEPGAPQAALDAGIGMVHQHFTLAENLTGLDNIVLGTEPIFRLRRDRSTARAKLGELMAGSGLNVDLDQPVHKLTVGEKQRVEILKALYRNARLLVLDEPTAVLTPQEADSLFAILRKLAATGLAVIIIAHKLAEVLAVSHRIAVLRGGAKVGEMKTSDANHKSIAELMVGREVPASRRAPRTPGKPVITLADVTIDRGDSRRSLHGVNVTAREGEILGIAGVSGNGQAALAQLIAGLDKPDSGTVEIFGEKVTKFDAHTFAQNGIARIPEDRHHDGMVGSMTVAENIAIEDVRSPEYQKLGFLDFEAIRKRAEHAIADYDVRCPGPDAPARLLSGGNIQKLILARVLEKSPKLILANQPSRGLDVGAQSEVHRRLLEARQGGAAVILISEDLDELLTISDQIAVIHAGHITPAMPTDSIDRSELGLMMAGQKAALHAPDATPATTTTNPGETA, encoded by the coding sequence ATGTCATCTGCTGCGCACACACCATCCGAAACGTCGCAAGACCTGCTGCTTTCGCTGGCAGGTGTCACCAAAAGATTTGGCCTACTCGTTGCCAATGACGCCATCGACCTGACCGTTCACAAGGGTGAAATCGTTGCCCTGCTTGGTGAAAACGGTGCGGGTAAAACCACACTAATGAATATTCTGTTCGGTCACTATGTCGCAGACGAAGGCACCGTTACGGTTGCCAGTCGCGACGGTAATCTTGAACAGCTTGAACCGGGCGCCCCGCAGGCAGCCCTTGATGCCGGGATCGGCATGGTTCACCAGCATTTCACGCTGGCTGAAAACCTGACCGGTCTTGATAACATCGTCCTTGGGACCGAACCGATTTTCAGGCTCCGTCGTGATCGCAGCACAGCGCGTGCAAAGCTTGGTGAACTGATGGCCGGATCGGGCTTGAATGTCGATCTTGATCAGCCAGTGCACAAACTGACTGTTGGCGAAAAACAACGCGTTGAAATCCTCAAGGCGCTTTATCGCAATGCGCGGCTTTTGGTTCTTGATGAACCCACCGCTGTTCTGACACCGCAAGAAGCCGACAGCCTGTTTGCCATCCTGCGCAAACTTGCCGCAACCGGCCTTGCGGTGATCATCATCGCCCACAAGCTGGCCGAAGTTCTTGCCGTATCGCACCGGATTGCGGTGCTGCGTGGCGGGGCCAAGGTGGGCGAAATGAAAACCAGCGATGCGAACCACAAATCCATCGCCGAACTGATGGTCGGTCGCGAAGTTCCCGCCAGCCGCCGCGCACCCCGCACTCCCGGAAAGCCCGTCATCACCCTTGCCGATGTCACCATTGATCGCGGGGATTCCCGCCGGTCCCTGCATGGGGTGAATGTCACCGCCCGCGAAGGCGAAATTCTTGGCATTGCCGGGGTATCGGGCAATGGGCAGGCGGCGCTGGCGCAATTGATCGCCGGGCTTGATAAACCCGATAGCGGCACAGTCGAAATATTTGGCGAAAAAGTCACCAAATTCGACGCCCACACCTTCGCGCAGAACGGCATCGCACGCATCCCCGAAGACCGCCATCACGATGGCATGGTCGGGTCGATGACAGTGGCCGAAAATATCGCAATTGAAGATGTCCGAAGCCCGGAATACCAGAAACTTGGTTTCCTTGATTTTGAAGCCATCCGCAAACGTGCCGAGCATGCGATTGCCGATTACGATGTGCGCTGCCCGGGCCCCGATGCCCCGGCGCGCCTTTTGTCCGGCGGCAATATCCAGAAACTGATCCTGGCGCGTGTCTTGGAAAAATCGCCCAAGCTGATCCTTGCCAATCAGCCATCACGTGGCCTTGATGTCGGCGCGCAATCCGAAGTCCATCGTCGCTTGCTGGAAGCCCGTCAGGGTGGGGCGGCGGTCATTCTGATTTCCGAAGACCTTGATGAACTTCTGACCATTTCCGATCAGATCGCGGTGATCCATGCCGGGCACATAACGCCTGCCATGCCAACCGACAGTATTGATCGATCCGAGCTTGGCCTGATGATGGCCGGACAAAAAGCCGCCCTGCATGCCCCCGATGCCACTCCTGCCACGACGACCACCAATCCGGGAGAAACGGCATGA